The genomic window GGCGCCTCCGGCGGGGCGGGGCTCGTGGGTGGTTTGTGCCCACCCATTTCTCTCCCTGGGACTTCGTCCTGGGGGGACCCCCAGCGGAACGCCTGCCCACAAACCGTGAGGTGGCCGCCTCACAGTTTGTGGGCAGTCGTCCCGCTGGGGCGGGACGGGTGGGCACAACCCGACCACCGGGGTCGGCCACGGCCGGTGACCTGACCCGGGGGGCGCGGAGGGGTCGGGTTCGGGACACTCAAGCGGGATTTGTGGCACGCAACACGCACGGCACATACACAACCCCGGGTGGCGTGCCGTACGGGGGTCCGGGGGTGTCCCCCGGAAAAGCACAGCATGCCGTCCCGAACACGAGCCCCGCAGCGCCACCCGGACGGCAACCACCCGCCACCGGGCAACCCCAACACACCCAGCCCGTCCGGCGCCTGAGGACACAAACCCCGGGCACCAACCCAGCACGCGACAACACCGCCCCGCCAAACCCGCACCCCACGCGAGAGCAAAAAATGGCGTTGGCCGGTCAGCTCCCCAGCTGACCGGCCGAACGCTGTCGTCCGCCGCACCCCCGTCCCCACGGGGTTAATGGGTGGGATGTCCCCGACCCGGGCCGCTCTCCCGGATCCGGGGCGCCGCTCAGCGCCCCAGCATCACGCCCACGGACGACGCCTGTGTGACCACCGCTTCCCAGCCGCCGAAGGCGACGACGAGCAGTGTCGCGAGAGGGAGCACCATGGCCGTGGCCACCAGCGGGTGGCGCCGGCCGGACGGGACGCGGGCGCCGAACGCCGCGGAAGCCTTGCGCCCCTGCGTACGGAACATGGTCCGCGATGCCGTGTCCGCCATCGGTCCTCTCCTGTCGTGGTCTGCGGCGGCGAGTGTCTGACCTCGGGGGACGAGTGCTGCACTCGCCGCTTGACCTCAACACTAGGGACATGGCGGGCCGGGGGCGTCATGCCCGCGTACCTATTGCCGGGCCTCCAGGAGGATGAGCCGTCCGCCGTGCACGTACTCCCCTGGGTGGAGAAAGGGACCTAGGTCTGGGGGTCTTCCCGGAGGGGACGCCCACCGCGGGCCTCGCCGGGCGCCGTGCCGGGCACCTCACCCGGCGCCGCGGCGGGCATCGGCTGCTCGACCAGGGCCAGCACCCGATTGGCCATGAAGCGGGCCGTCCGCACCACCGCACCGGTGCGCGTGACTTCGCTCACTTCCACCACCCCCCGCCGCACCGCCGTCTCCACCCGGCGCCCCGCCCGGCTTGCCACCACTTCGTACGTCCGTGTCGTGTCACCCGCGTCCACGACTATCTCCACGCGGTCACCCTTCATCGATCCAATCCCCCTTCTGTGACGGACCATTGGAATCGCACACAGGTCACGGGGCCAGGATCCCGCCCCCTTCTGACCACTCCTCAAGTCTCCCACCGGGCACTGACAATCGATCGCCCCGCGAGGGCGCGGCCTATGAGCGGACCGGGCTACGGGTACGTAAGCTGTGCCACGTCAAACGGATATCCGCGGCTGCGGGGGTGGGTTCTTCCCACCGTAGGTATGGGGACGGACATGGCGATGATGCGGCTCCGGCGCGAGGACCCGCGTGTCGTCGGCTCGTTCAGGCTGCACCGGCGGCTCGGTGCGGGCGGGATGGGGGTCGTGTACCTCGGTTCCGACCGCCGTGGCCAGCGGGTGGCGCTGAAGGTGATCCGGCCGGACCTGGCGGAGGATCAGGAGTTCCGCTCGCGGTTCGCCCGCGAGGTGTCCGCCGCCCGGCGGATCCGGGGCGGCTGTACGGCCCGGCTGGTCGCCGCCGATCTGGAGGCCGACCGGCCCTGGTTCGCCACGCAGTACGTGCCCGGGCCCTCACTGCACGACAAGGTCGCGGAGGAGGGCCCGCTGTCCGCGGCCGACACCGCCGCGATCGGCGCGGCCCTGTCCGAGGGCCTGGTGGCTGTCCACGAGGCCGGGGTCGTCCACCGGGATCTGAAGCCGTCGAACATCCTCCTCTCCCCCAAGGGCCCCCGGATCATCGACTTCGGCATCGCCTGGGCGACCGGGGCGTCCACGCTCACGCATGTCGGCACGGCGGTGGGCTCACCCGGTTTCCTCGCCCCCGAGCAGGTGCGCGGCGCCGTGGTGACGCCCGCGACCGACGTCTTCTCCCTGGGGGCCACGCTCGCGTACGCCGCGACCGGCGACTCCCCCTTCGGGCACGGCAGTTCCGAGGTCATGCTCTACCGGGTGGTGCACGAGGAGCCGCAGCTGTACGGCGTACCGGACGCACTGGCTCCGCTGCTGCGGGCGTGCCTGGCGAAGGACCCGGAGCAGCGCCCGAGCACGCTTCAGCTGTCGATGCGGCTGAAGGAGATCGCGGCGCGCGAGGCGCAGGGGCTGCCGGAGGCCCGGCCGCCCGCCCAGCGCGAGCGGGTGGAGCAGGGCCTGTCGCCGGAGCGGCACACCGCGCGGTACACGGAACGGAACACCCAGGGACGTGCCGCGGGGGCCTCGGGGGCTCCCGCGCCACGTGAGCGGGTGTCGCGCCCGTCGGCGCCGCGCACAGGCGGCTCGCGCCCCGGCGGTCCGCGCCCGCCGCAGGCCCACTCCCGGGGCGGCGGCACGGGTACGGCCGGCCGCGGCGCCGCGTCCCGCCCCGGGTCCCGCACGACCTCAGCCGGCCGCAGGCCCGCCAACCCGCGGCTGCTGCGTCAGCGGATCTTCGTGTTCGTGGTCGTCACTCTGGTGGTGGCGCTGGGGATCACGCTGGCCCAGGGCCTGAGGGGTTAGTGCCGGTCCTGTCCTCCGCACGGTCCTCTGTGCGGTCCTCTCTGCGGTCCTGGAGAGCCGGGCGGCCCGTCGCGACCGCGTAGAACGCGACGGCCGCGGCCGCGCCCACGTTCAGCGAGTCCACGCCGTGCGCCATGGGGATGCGTACCCATTCGTCCGCGGCTATCAGTGCCTGCGTCGACAGCCCGTCGCCCTCCGCGCCGAGCATCAGCGCGACGCGGTCGAGCCGGTGCGGGGCCGCCTCGTCGATCGGCGACGCCTTCTCGTCCGGGGTGAGGGCGAGCAGCTTGAAGCCTGCCTCGCGTACCGTTTCCAGGCCCTTGGGCCAGGTTTCGAGACGGGCGTACGGGACGGAGAAGACGGCTCCCATGGACACCTTCACCGAGCGGCGGTAGAGCGGGTCCGCGCAGTCCGGTGAGAGCAGGACGGCGTCCATGCCGAGCGCGGCGGCGCTGCGGAAGATCGCACCGATGTTCGTGTGGTCGTTCACCGATTCCATGATGACGACGCGGCGGGTGCTCTGGAGCAGTTCGTCCGCCGTCGGCAGCGGCTTCCGCTGCATCGAAGCGAGGGCTCCGCGGTGCACGTGGTAGCCGGTGACGCGTTCGGCGAGGTCCGGGCTCACGGCGTAGACCGGGGCCGGGACCTCGTCGATCACATCGCGCATGACGTCGACCCACTTGGCGGAGAGCAGCATCGAGCGCATCTCGTAACCGGCGTGCTTGGCACGACGGATGACCTTCTCGCCCTCGGCGATGAAGAGGCCCTCGGCGGGCTCGCGCTTGCGGCGCAGCTCGACGTCGGTCAGGCCCGTGTAGTCGCCCAGCCGCGGGTCGTCGGGATCGTCGACGGTGATGAGATCAGCCACAGGGTGATACTGCCTTGTCCTGGAGGTGGTGCCAACGGTTGCTACGGGTTGGTGCGGGGCGACGCAGGGGGAGGGCGGCGGGGGCGTGCCGCGCGATGCGGGGCGTGCCGAGCGGTGGCTACCTCTGGGGGGTGCCGAGGGCGACGACATCGCCGATGACGATGACCGCGGGCGGACGCACATCCGCCGACCTCACGCGCTCGGCCACCGTCGCGAGCGTGGCGTCGACCCGGCGCTGGGAAGCGGTCGTGCCCTCCTGGATCAGGGCCATCGGGGTGTCGGGCGCCTTGCCGTGGGCGACGAGCGCCTCCGCGATCGCGCCGATCTTGTCGACGCCCATCAGAATCACGAGCGTGCCGCGCAGCTTGGCGAGCGACTCCCAGTCGACGAGCGAGCGCGGGTCGCCGGGCGCGACGTGGCCGCTGACGACCGTGAACTCATGGGCCACACCCCGGTGCGTGACCGGGATCCCGGCGGCGCCGGGGACGGAGATGGAGCTGGAGATTCCGGGCACTACCGTGCAGGCGATACCCGCTTCGGCCAGGGCCTGGGCCTCCTCCATGCCACGTCCGAAGACGAACGGGTCGCCGCCCTTCAGACGGACGACGGACCTGCCCGCCTTGGCGTGCTCGATGAGGGCGTTGTTGATGGCCTCCTGGGCCATGAAACGGCCGTACGGGATCTTCGCGGCGTCGATCACCTCGACGTGCGGCGGGAGTTCGTCGAGCAGATCGCGGGGGCCGAGGCGGTCGGCGATGACGACATCGGCCTCGGCGAGGAGTCGACGGCCGCGGACCGTGATCAGGTCCGGGTCGCCGGGGCCGCCGCCGACCAGCGCGACGAACGGGGCCCGGGCGCGGGCGCGGTGGTGCGGGGCGGCGAGCGAGCCGTCGCGGAGGCCCTCGACGATCGCGTCGCGTACGGCCGCGGAGCGGCGGGGGTCCTTGCCGGTGAGGACCGCGACGGTGACACCCTCGCTGCGGCCGGCGGCCGGGGTCCAGGCGGTGGCCGCCTCGGCGTCGTCGGAGCGTACGCACCAGGTCCTGGTGCGCTCGGCCTCCGCGGAGGCGGCGCCGTTGGCCGCGGGGTCGGAGGTGGCGACCAGCACGTACCAGGCGCCGTCGAGGTCCCCGTCCTGATAGCGGCGCCTGGTCCAGGTGATCTCGCCGGCCTCCGCCATGGCCTCGACGGAGGGGGTCGCGGACGGGGAGACCAGGGTGATCTCGGCGCCGGCCGCGATGAGCGCCGGGAGGCGGCGCTGGGCCACCTGACCGCCGCCGATGACGACGACGCGCCGTCCCGCGAGGCGGAGCCCTACGGGGTAGGCGGGACGCTCGGCGTGTTCGGCGTGCTCAACCATGGCGGTGCGGCTCCTCGGGGCGGCGGTGCGGGGCCGCTGCGACGGTGAAGCGGCTGGTGGGAACGGGGATGAGGTCCTCCGGACCACGATACGGGGTGCGGGGCGGGGGCGTCCGGGGGCGGTTGCTGGGCCGGGGGTTTGTGTCCTCAAGCGCCGAACGGGCTGGGTGTGTTGGGGTCACCCGGTGGCGGGTGGTTGCCGTCCGGGTGGCGCTGCGGGGCTCGTATTCGGGACGGCATGATTTACGGCACGCCACCCGGGGTTATGTACGTGCCGTGCGTGTTGCGTGCCACAAATCACGCTTGAGTGTCCCGAACCCGACCCCTCCGCGCCCCCCGGGCCAGGTCACCGGCGGTGGCCGACCC from Streptomyces sp. FIT100 includes these protein-coding regions:
- a CDS encoding serine/threonine-protein kinase, translated to MAMMRLRREDPRVVGSFRLHRRLGAGGMGVVYLGSDRRGQRVALKVIRPDLAEDQEFRSRFAREVSAARRIRGGCTARLVAADLEADRPWFATQYVPGPSLHDKVAEEGPLSAADTAAIGAALSEGLVAVHEAGVVHRDLKPSNILLSPKGPRIIDFGIAWATGASTLTHVGTAVGSPGFLAPEQVRGAVVTPATDVFSLGATLAYAATGDSPFGHGSSEVMLYRVVHEEPQLYGVPDALAPLLRACLAKDPEQRPSTLQLSMRLKEIAAREAQGLPEARPPAQRERVEQGLSPERHTARYTERNTQGRAAGASGAPAPRERVSRPSAPRTGGSRPGGPRPPQAHSRGGGTGTAGRGAASRPGSRTTSAGRRPANPRLLRQRIFVFVVVTLVVALGITLAQGLRG
- the cobA gene encoding uroporphyrinogen-III C-methyltransferase, encoding MVEHAEHAERPAYPVGLRLAGRRVVVIGGGQVAQRRLPALIAAGAEITLVSPSATPSVEAMAEAGEITWTRRRYQDGDLDGAWYVLVATSDPAANGAASAEAERTRTWCVRSDDAEAATAWTPAAGRSEGVTVAVLTGKDPRRSAAVRDAIVEGLRDGSLAAPHHRARARAPFVALVGGGPGDPDLITVRGRRLLAEADVVIADRLGPRDLLDELPPHVEVIDAAKIPYGRFMAQEAINNALIEHAKAGRSVVRLKGGDPFVFGRGMEEAQALAEAGIACTVVPGISSSISVPGAAGIPVTHRGVAHEFTVVSGHVAPGDPRSLVDWESLAKLRGTLVILMGVDKIGAIAEALVAHGKAPDTPMALIQEGTTASQRRVDATLATVAERVRSADVRPPAVIVIGDVVALGTPQR